Within Plectropomus leopardus isolate mb chromosome 23, YSFRI_Pleo_2.0, whole genome shotgun sequence, the genomic segment AATGCACTTAGCCCCAGGCCAAGGCAGCAGTTAACCCTGTGGTGAAGAAAGCATTCACACTGGTATAATTCTGACACATTCAAACCAAgtcaacatttgtatgtggggcccatgtAAATAGAAAATGGGCTGAAAATGGGCCCAATGTGGGATTGTCCATGAATTTCAAAATGGCTCCATGCCAGTTGCCCACTTGGGTTGTTTTTCCCTCGTGGGCCCAAGATGAGATGCCCATTTTTGGGCCCTCCTGGTACCTAGGTAGCCCCAGCATAACCCATATAGGGCCTACTTGGTTAAACTCACCTATGTAGGTAACTGACATGGGGCCATTAGAAAAACTGTGGAAAATTCCATATAGGACCCATTTTTCTACCCACTTGGGCCCTGACTTAGCAGAGTTATCCCCTGAAAAATAGACTTAACCCTGGGCTAAAAGTAGCCATTGTGACACAAGGCTAATTGTAGGATGTTAACATACATTCTCCAACTGACATTTACCCAACTGTAGCTAAGTTAACCCTGTAAGAATGTCAAAAGGGGTTTAGTTAGTCAAATTCATAGCCCAGGGGTAAAGATAGTCCCGGGCTAAGATAATGCAGTTTGAAAAGCCTTGTTAGAGAATGTAGAAAATGTAGCCTGgacattttgatacttttagtTGAGTCCTAATTTTGCTGATAGGCCCCttgacataaaaatgtctgctagtgttgtttctaaaaaaaataaataaaacaaacacaaagtctCGCCCGGAAGTGTGTAATGAATGAGGTCATGCAGAGGGAGGAAACAGATCTCGATAGCTAAGATggcggaggagcagcaggaaaCATCACAGGGAGAGGTGGAGGGTGAGAGAAACCGTTACATCACTAAATATCCATTTCATGGCACGGTCATTTCTCTAACGAGGGCGGCCATCATCCACACCAGTGTCCGCTCGGTGTTTCAGCCGCTGCCGTCTCCGTGATAGCGGTGTTTGACACGCAGCGGTGTGGGGGAGACAGAGGccacagctaacgttagctagcaaCCATTGCTACACAAAGAGAAAACGCTTGTTTAGTTATTGACAAGACAACAGTAAATGACAGTCTCGGGGTTTTTGACGTGAGGAAATGTTAAAAGtgtatgtttaatattaaaGAAAGGTCACCGTCTTTTTGGTAGATAGACGAACAAATTCGTCGTGACcagaaattgttttgttttcgcACAGGTCGAGCTAGCTGACTGACGTTAGCCGGTGTTGTGGattaacttgtttttatgcTGCTCGTGGTGACGGCACGTGATAATAACGGAAAGAGAAACGCTGCTGTCTTCGTTATTCATTCACAGTTGTCTTTAGTATATTACATTTCGAACATCtggttctgtttttatttacgtaAATGTAACATTGGTTTTATCAAGCAGAACAACTACCAAGAAACTAATAAACAATCAAATGAATCAAAACAGATtgatatacattattttataaaattggCACTAAAGGCACCATCTCCCTGTCATTGAAGAAAAACAGTCTGTGAGATCTCTGCATTATTTCTGAACGTATTGCTCACCAACTGGTTTCTATAATTCAAACAGTACAGCCAGATTTACCTTTTGTACATGCAAAGCGCACTTCAGATTTGAGTGCTTTTCTTCTTCAACAAGAATAGTTTCAGAGAATAACtgcaaacaaatacataaatcaaatacttttaattacttttaaaggGTAACATTGTTTTACAATTGGAAACATAGTTTCCCTTGTATTTGTCTCCAAGTGACGAATgtcaagttgattttatttgtaagcccattatcacaattCACAGTTTGCCAAAGAGGGCTTTTTACATCATTTCACATCTCTCTGTCCCCGGACCCTCACAGCGGATGAGGAAAAACACCACCCCAAAATCCCTTTAATGGGGGAAAACATgatagaaacctcaggaagagcagctgaggaagGATCCCgtttccaggatggacagatatGTTGTTGATGTGTTGTGCTTACAGAACAATgcaattacagtaatgacacataggaaagaaaaagagggggaggaagagagagagacagagatacatagcaacaacaataataataacatctaACTATAGTAATAGAAATATGAATTTTAATGAATGCAGCTTATGACAGTATgtatgttacatgcaaatattagAGCATATGTCTGTGACAGTTATAATCATATGTGTATAATAATAGTGGAAGTATAACTGATAATAATgagaatgataataataataatgataaactttatttgtatagcacctttcatatgCAGCCCAActttacaaaaagaaattacatgcaccaactGCTCAACATAAACATAAAGACATTATAAAAACCTGCACGGAAAAACAAGATTAAGCtcagaatagaatacatagaatgcattttcacattgacaaaaacccacttgataatactagtaaaagtaagatgaAAATTAGGATTAAAAATAGAATGCACATAATGCATAACatgagatggaaaataaaaacccatTGAGATACTATTAAAAAATAAGGCTTAAAATAGAGtgtataaaatgcaaattaaggGGAATACAACATTGTAAAAAGGTGCAGCAGTTTGAATTGAATTGGCACAATTAACATCCACTGTAAGTGTTAGTTTTTGTCACAGACAGGCTCAAAGTGTCAGACAACATATGGAAAGGAgccctacagagacagacaagagCAAGATCCTTTTGTTAAGTCAGAAACAGCCTCAAAATTACTATTGCTATATCCACCAGATTCCATTTAAAATACACAGTAGTGTATAGAACCATATtctcacatctaactgggtgaattcaGGGTTTATTTTAACTAAACCAGAGTTTGTGATTATTTGAACAGTGTAGAGACCAAGCAAGAtgatttttcttgcatttttatgcatttcttttgtgtttctgttagcTTTGACTAAATTGCATCACtgtttaaaatgactgtttatttaaacacagtCTGGTTTCGGTGCTTTTTTCTGGTTGAACAAACAAAAGGGATCTTACATTTTAATACGAAGGCCTATCTTTGTAGGGATCCTTCCATAATGTTATCAGACATccagaataataatctgagcctgtcagcggcaaaaacacacactttaagtGGATGCAAATTGATGCTGCACAGTTGCCTGAAGGGATGACATTGCAGCTTGTTTGGCTTGTCTAGCTGCGGTACTCTTGCTTAATTTCAAAcattgttgtctccattagtgaCTTAGACACTAAAATGTGGGAAAACTGCATTCAGGTTTAAAAACACCCATTAATTTGTGGCTCGTTTTTGATGAATCTTTCAAACGTGTTGCTGGTGCATTGTGCATGGAAAGTGTCACACGATAATCCAGCTGTATTGTTTCGGTTGGTGAGCGTAACTTCTGCACAGACACAATTTGCAGTGCTTGTATGCAAGTGGTGTCTGTAACAGTTTTTTCACTTGTCTGCTGAGCAGTTTAATTTTAGTGCACATTTAAACCATTAAGtttattctgtgatttttttttgctgtaaaaatgaTATCTTTGTTTAAGAATGTACTTTCCTGCTGTGGTGTAAATTTGCATCACTGACCTTCCAACATACAATTACTACATTATTATAGCTTCTCATTTTACTGCAACAGCGTGATGTTCCACTAAGGAAGTGGTTTGACCCCCATAAGTCCTTGAGAGGGTGTCAGGGGATCCCcagaaaaattcatttttatcatttcattcaCTATAGAAGTTAATATTCTGAtcagaagtttattttttttttttagcatttatatCCTCAGGTGTAGTTGTCAACTATACACTTCAGCTCTTAATCATAtctgacaaccaaaatctttttaaatggAGGTCCCTGAAGGAAAATATTGTCATGTGGGAGTTCCTGACCATGGCGTCCTTGGCCCTGATGTGATCCAGATTTTTAAATCCAGATGTCACTTATTTTATTAAAGGTTTTTTATGAAGATGTCCGTCACCAGCCTCAGGGGTGTAAATATGGACAGCACAGACAGGGAGGTTGCACTGGGCTAATGGGGTGAGGGGTCACATAGAGAGAGTGGATTGTGGAAAATGGGCCTGTTAGTAATAGAAAATAGATTGTGCCTGTATTCAAAGAACTCACATTAAATTCATTTGCTATAGTTGGACAGTTGCAATCTATAacaaattatattataaaagaTGTGCTTATCCAACTTAAACTTTAAATACACTATAAAAATTGGATGAAACGAGAAGGAAATCCAGGCCCTCCAAAAGTTTAGAGTGGCTGAATCattaaaaagccaacatgtttcgacCAACAGCGGTCATGTTGGCTCTTTTAACGATTTTGCCACTATAATAAAGACCTTTTAATgttatttctcctcttttttcacacttttggagTGCCTTTGACTTCCCTTTCGTTTCATCCTGTTGTTTCCCATTTTCCATGAGCGCTCGATACAGTTTCATGACCTACATTTGATTGTAGTCTACAGAGCAACCATTCATCTCTCTTTGTTTACACTatgaaaattattcaaataaatgaataattgcatattttctttggtgttttttgtcatacatATATGCAATAGTGGTTTCTGTGTTATATATTTGTTGGTTTTATGCAGTGTCAAGTCTCTATTTGATCATGTGACAAGACGACAAGATTACATGGTAGTCATTTTAAGTGCATAAGTAGTCTGTAGCATACACTGGGGACCAGTGTAACTACCTGACGCCACTGACTGGCTTTGTACAATTTCTGCCATCATTGATTTCCCATAGGagtattttatttctaaagcctAATGAATCTGTCCCCCTTCTCTTACAGGAGTGAACTGTCTGGCATATGACGAGGCCATAATTGCTCAACAGGACAGAATTCAGCAGGAGgtgagaaatattttatttttattttttttaaattgaggaTCAGTATTGAAAGGTTTTCAGATTCCAGTCACTTCTTATAAAGTTATACATCCAAAAATCTGATGTGTGGATACAGCTAAACTCCTCTTATACATATCTAAAAGATGCCTCAATGGTTTGCCTTCAGTTTACAATTGTTCATTCATATAATTTTGAATAACCACTTTTAAAACTTCCTAGGAATCAGTACTGTTGACCATGACCTTTTAACCATCTAACATCAGTTCCcctgcgctgcattcagatgactttcacaatcattttaacctctaaaacctgagaaaattgtgtAGCatcttggaaagaaatgtcctgcagactgcaaaaaaagtaaaagttaagaAGGAACTGATCtgaaaatcaactgaaaaaatttaagagaaaaatgaaaaatgtttagaaaactaaggtttttgtttatttgcttagattttcagcacttttttgattgttgtttttttttccttctctttatttttcttatttttcagtaatttcttttaactttttattcattttttggggccatttcttgttaaaatgcTCATCCCTCTCCAATGtattagaaagaaatcaagccggtATGCTTAAAATAACTATGAAACTTGTCTGTACAGCTGCAGcctgttaaaaaataagttacagTGCATGTACTAACTCAGTCctcttttgtctgtgtgtctagATAGCCAACAGTAACCCTTTAGTGTCGGACAGACAGGATCTGTCCGTGCTGCAGAGGGAATACGCTGAGGATGACACAGTTTATCAGCTCAAGATCAAGGTCAGTCAAAGCACACCACCTGAGGCCCGCACTTTGAGACCACTTCAACATACCCAGGATATCTTTTAATCACCTTGCTTCTCTTAACCCTAATTTGGATAAAAGGAATCACAAAGCTGGTTATCAACTAGTTCAGTCAACTCTAGGTTTTCCTAAACGGCCACAAGCGCTCGCATTTGAAAGCGGCAGGGTCGGTAATTAGAAACGGCAGCATCAGAACAATGAATAAAGTACTTCGTATGATATGAAATGAAACGGTGACACTAATTACTTGCGCGAGAGTTGTGTTTAACCCCTCGATTCTATCAGGTCCGTCAACGTCGTGTTATGGAGCGTCTCAGAAGCGGCTCGCTGCTCTGCTGCGAGTAATATACGCAACGACTCATTTTTTTCCGGATGCGGAGAGCAGCTGCTTCAGGTcgtgtgtgtataaatatatatatgtgtataaagttatttcacagaattaatattattttaaacactttttgacTCAGATCAGTTCCtttctttttgatgtttttttttttcttttactttatttttctttgagtttttcccaattttcaggatatttttttgcagactacttatgacaaaaaaatgcttaaccTATGTTTATGGCGGACATAAAgccaggtttccaagggttaatattgcaaatacaaaataaacttttggtagcctacaaGATCAATAAAATTGTTGAAAAGCAGGAAATAAATCAcagtatattgcaatatattttattgcaagACTCAGCACATCACAACGCGTTTAAAACTGCAGCAATAGTAAATCGGGACTGAAGCATCACGATAATATCAAATTTTGTGGTGACTTTCTCCCCAAATAGACATCGCTCTTATGTTCTTTTGGCCATAATATTTGTGCAAGTGAAAttctggtgaaaaaaacataaatgctttTCATCTAAAAGCGAAAATGACGATTTCTACTCTATGTTTGCcatatagtcattttgtatatTTCACGTGGAAAAAGTGTCGATACATCAGTTATGTTCGATATATTGCCCAATCCTGCTTTGTATTTCAGTCCTCTGTTCTCAGGTTACTGCACCCACATAATTTCCTCCACTGTCCAGTGTGTCATTGTATCCAGAGCCACTAACCAAAACTGTATGCTGCTTACATACGGATACCGTTTTTGCATTTGATGTTGTATCTGTGGTTTCTCTTTCTGTTGCAGGACCTACACAAAAAATACTCGTACATTCGTAAGACGCGTCCAGATGGCAACTGCTTTTACAGAGCCTTTGGCTTCGCACATCTCGAGTCGCTGCTAGATGACAGCAAAGAGCTTCAAAAGTGAGTTCCATCGCTCTCTTGACTTCATACTTGTGTAATCTTGGACAGTTAAAGTGgcacagttttattttctcttgtcTGCATAGAttttatgtattctttttttttgtcttattcaAATCTTTTACATGTGTTAATGGTAATCTAGCTATATAATTATGTATACAGTCCCCTTATGTTTAGGggttttgttgtcttttatggtaaataaaaatagtttgggTATCTGCACATTTTTCCGTTACGCCCAAAAAATACGATGGTTGCTATAATACTCACGGATCCATGCTTTTTGTGTTGTCAGGTTCAAAGCAGTCGCAGGTAAAAGTAAACTGGACTTGGTTAACGAGGGCTTCACTGAGTTCACCATCGAAGACTTTCATAATACCGTGAGTTTCTTTTATTGGAAGATTCATCAGTTCTCACTGTATATCTTGTATCCCGTTGGATCAAGTGTGTGATGGTGATGCTGCTAACTTCTCATTTCTCTGATAACTCTGAACGGTCACCTGCCAAAGTACATGATGTATTTGGTCAGCTTTTGCAGGCAGACGCACTTAGAATTGCCCCGTTGGACAGTAGTTTGGCAAGCAGGACATATCAATCCAACAATGTA encodes:
- the LOC121961864 gene encoding ubiquitin thioesterase OTUB1-like; translation: MRSCRGRKQISIAKMAEEQQETSQGEVEGVNCLAYDEAIIAQQDRIQQEIANSNPLVSDRQDLSVLQREYAEDDTVYQLKIKDLHKKYSYIRKTRPDGNCFYRAFGFAHLESLLDDSKELQKFKAVAGKSKLDLVNEGFTEFTIEDFHNTFMDLIELCEKQPNLQELLNSFNDQNVSDYVVVYLRLLTSGYLQREYGFFQHFIEGGRSVKEFCQQEVEPMSKESDHIHIIALAQALNVSILVEYMDRGEGGTVNHHVFPEGGDPRIFLLYRPGHYDILYK